Below is a window of Pseudomonadota bacterium DNA.
CGGTTCCGGACACCGCACGATATTGGCCTCAACATCACGCTCGCTAACCTTTTCGTAATCAAGCGTAGCGCTGATGGGGCCAACCTGTTCAACGTAACTGATGATCTCAACCCCAAGGGTCTCTTTAAGAAATTTTCTTGCAATAGCGCCAGAAGCAACACGCGCCAATGTTTCGCGCGCAGAGGCGCGACCGCTACCGCGCCAGTCCCTTCGGCCGTACTTGGATAGATAGGTATAGTCAGCGTGTGAGGGACGGAAATGATCACAACATCAATTGAGCTTCCAACAACCAGCCCTGGAAAACGATCAATGCCGCTGCCTATGGTGCTCACTCCAACAAGTTCGTCACCTGGGACGCGCGCATTGATAACAGAAATACCTAGAAGGCCGAAGAGTCTAAGTGGCCATCCCCGTCCTGTGTAGCTCCATGAGCTAGCGGCCCCTCAACGTAAGTTCCAGGCGCTATGCCATCACCAACCCAATAGGTAATGCTATAGCCAAAAGCTAAAACCTCGATCACGCCATCTTTATTTCTATCCTCCATGGCTCACCATCAGCATGAGCGCCTAATACCGATAGAAGAAAAAAAGGAACACCCGCCGCTACAATTAGGAACCTGAACTTAGCGCTCCGTCCTTCGGCTATAGGAATGTAAATTAACGATTTACCAATGGACATATGCGCGCCAAAGCTTTATCGAGATCACATCCGAGATATCGCTGCGTGTTACATGAGACATTAAAGCCTGTAAATCCACTTACTCTGTTCTTTCCAGTGCTGAGAATGGTAACTGGATTACGAGCTCGTATACGAGAGGAGAGACAGACCTTATAAACATCTTTCGCCGGATTAAGCACTGGATCGACCCTCTTGATGGTGAGACGACGAACCATTCGATAAACCTTTGAGCTACCCTTCTCCTTTAGGCAGTGAATCTTTGCTGGCACCGAGTCACCATTTTTAACAATCTTAGCGTCAATCGTCATCTGAACTTTGAATGGACTACTGTAATTGGTGCCACATGAATCAGCGTTCTTGAAACAAGGATCCCGATCTCCATTATCACACGCTCGAACAACAACGCTGAATGAGTTTATCAGGGAACCGTGCAAAATAATCGCAGCGTTGCCGTTACACTCAGCCAACTCTGGGATATAAGAAACATCTTTTGGGAAAGAGGTCAAACAGGGGCCAAAAGCATGCGCCATTGGTACATATCCAAGAACAACTATCACTAATAAAGCAACCAAAGTATCTATTGATGCCCGCATATGGCCTACCTCCATAAATTTACGAAAAATTTATACACGAAGTTGCCTCCAACGTATATAATAACCCCACTTTCCCACTATAAAGACCCCATAAACCGAAAAAGCATAGATAAGCCCATCTATAGGCAACCTGAATCTATCCTCTGGGCAATTAAGCAATGCCGCCAACCCAGTAAAATAAATAATTACGATAAGATACAACAATCGATGCTCCCATCCCTGACCAGTTATAGATCGCCCTACCCCAACAATACCAAAGGCCATTAAAAACACCTCCGGCAAGGAGAGGAAACGAAAAAGTCGGTGAACCCATCTTCTTGCCCATTCAGGCAACCGATCTGGGTCTGCTCTAACTACAAGAGTTTGCAATCCATCGTGGTTAGAACAGAGATATGGAATATTATTCCTGCCCCCACAAAAATGTATGCTCCTCCTTGGAGCAACGAAAAGGCGCCAGAAGTTATTCACAGTGTTTGGAATAAAGAGGTAGGGATGTGAAAGCAGCACCTCCTTGGCGAACCCACCCATCCGCTTATCTACAGTCAACTGCGTAAGCTGCTTCTTAGTGTGGCTCGCCCGAACCTCTTTTATGAGATTGAAATATACCCGGAAATAAGTTGTTCCTCCTCGCAGTTTTGCCCTTTCAGTGGCAGCGCGAACAAAGAGATCGGAGCTCTCTTTAGGGAGCGGTGTCTGATCAACATCTAGAATTCGGTGAAAAAGATTAATGCCAAAATCTTGGCTTATTCCCCAGAACCCGTAATGTTTATGGTTCACCCTCATCCACGGAAACAGTCCCACAAAAAAAATAATGAGCGCTATACCAACGGCGGAAAACATCCTCTTTGACAACCCAAAACGCGCGAGAAGACATCCAAGCACCAATACCAACAAAAGTTGTCCGATCGGACGAGAAAGCGACATAATCGCGGCGATGACCCCAAGAAGCACAAAAGATAGACGGGAGACCTCCGCACGTTTAAGCTCTGAGACTATCCTAGCCACTATCCAAAGAAAGAGCATTAAAAGGAAGATAAACTGAGCTTCTGTTTGAATCACAGATTCATAATAAAGCTGCAGCGGGGACAACAAAAAGAGCACTGCGGACCATAGCGCAACCTTATGAGGGAAGGCCCGACGCAGTGCTAAAAATAAAATAAAACCACTTCCCACTCCAAGAAGCCTCTGAACGAACACAACGCAATCACCAGCCTGTTCTCCAAAATCAAAGACCTTCAAGAATATGGCCAGAAAAAGTGGATAAAGAGGTGTCCTATACACCTCGTGCATCCAAAAATTTCCTTCCGCCGCCATCAATGTTGCGGACTTTAGATAGGTCAATGAGTCCGGCCACAGGACTGGAAGGGCCCCGAAGGTAAGAAGAATCCGGGGTATTGCCCCTACAACAAGGAGAATTAGGACCCAGGTAGGGATCCTATTATAAAAGCAAGCGATGGACGGTATCTTCTTATCGCTAAATATCGTCCCCGAACTGCTCAACGTATTGAAATACCACGAAGCAGCCATTAGAGTGTTCTCAGCAGTAAGTAGCCGATCAGTACTACAAAAATTGTATGCGCACAATGGACACCAGAGAGACCCCACAACTATCGGTAGTCATACCAACTCTGAATGAGGGGCACAACATCGGTCCCCTGATTGAACGGCTTTGGGCTACTATCAAAGCTCTTGAGCTATCAGTCGAAATTATAGTTGTAGATGGCGGATCAACTGACCAAACATGGCAAGTAGCTGAACAGCTCGGCGCCCGTTGCCTACTACAGCGTCGCCTTGGATACGCGGGAGCACTAAGAGAGGGATTCTCTGCGGCTGGCGGGGAGTATATCCTCACACTCGACAGCGATCTTTCGCACCCGCCTGAGCTCTTTAAAGAGATGTGGCCCCTTAGGAGTGATGCGGACATTATTATAGCTTCTCGCTTCGCTAGGGGTGGACGCTCAGACGCCCCTCTCTCCAGACACCTCCTTTCAAAGGTGCTTAACGCGGTATTCTCAACATGTCTATCACTTCCAATTAAAGATCTCTCTAGCGGATATAGACTTTATAAAAGAAGCGCGCTCAACCTCGGCGCTTATCACCCTGAGAACTTCAATATTCTCCAAGAAGTAATCGTTAGAGCTTACTCAGAAGGGTATAACATCAAAGAGATCCCACTTCACTATGAAGAGCGCGCTTCAGGGTCTTCTCACGTCTCCCTAGTTAAATTCGCAATCTCCTATCTGCCCACTCTGTACCGCCTATGGAAACTGCGAAACTCGATCAGCACAGCGGATTATGAATACCGATCTTACTATAGCAGACATCCTTTACAACGTTATTGGATTCGTAAGCGACTCTCTCTTGTAAAGCGGTTTCTTGATATACCACAGAGGGTCCTTGACGTCGGCTCTGGCAGTAACTACTTAGCGGCAACTACACCAGGAATCATCGCGCTTGATATCGAACCAAAAAAAGTGCGTTTTATGGCGCGAACACAGGCAGTAGCTCAATTAGGGGACGCCCAAAATCTACCGTATCCCGATCAGTCATTTGACCAAGTTATCCTCTCAGAGGTACTACCATACGTCGGAGATCTGGGGGCCTCACTTGACGAGGCGCGTCGAGTTCTTAAAAATGGTGGCAAGCTAATCATATGCGTTCCGGACTCGCGCAGACTCGCATGGCGAATCTTTGGAACCCTCTATCGCTTCCTCCCGAACGTGCATGCATCTCAAGTTAAGGTTCGTCATCGCTTCACCCGAATAAACCTAGTTGAGCGCCTCGCTAATCGTGGCTTTCGCGCTCTGAAATATAGCTATATTTGCGGAGCTGAATTGGTTATTGTGTTTAAAAAAGTTGATTAGTTAGTAACGTGGATCTTAACCCGACGCGCACAAATATTATCTTGGCACTAATCGGATCGACAATTGGCCTTCTGGCCGTATATTGCGCAAAGCTTATACTACTTCCAAAACGGGAAGGTACTGAATTTAAGAGCATGGAGGATTTTCGCTCCGCTCTTAGCGATTCACGAGCGAATGGACGGTATCGTAGGCCCGACGGGTCTCTCCCCTTCGCCGCCGTTATCAACTCACATCCATCAGACGAAATAATCTATACGCTGAAACCTAACCTCAACGACAACTTTACCGGAGTTAATGTTAAGACGAACTCTTTCGGCATGAGGAGCCCAGAGCGTCCAATCATTAAACCCAGCGTGACGTTCAGAATAGCTCTTATGGGAGACTCCTTCGCCTTTGGATGGGGCGTTGATATAAAATCAGGTTTTGCTCAGGTAATTGAGGACTTACTCAACCAGGATTTAAATGGGTCGCCTAAAGTAGAGGTACTTAATTTCGGCATCCCTGGATATTCAACATTTCAGGAGGTAGCCCTGTTTCAAGAGCGAGCGCTTCAATTCGAACCAGACGCTGTGCTCGTATTCCTTGTCGACAACGACTTTGATTTTCCATTCTTCATCAAAGACTCATCCAAGGAATCCGGCCTAGTTCAGAGTTTCTCACTTAGTCGGAACGATCGCGCTAATGCGCCACTCTTAAATGCTCAAAAAGCTGCCATGAAGGACAAAGGCCCAGTAACATCACTTACTCGACTTATACAATTAACCGACCCCTTGCATATTCCAGTGTACCTAG
It encodes the following:
- a CDS encoding SGNH/GDSL hydrolase family protein; the encoded protein is MDLNPTRTNIILALIGSTIGLLAVYCAKLILLPKREGTEFKSMEDFRSALSDSRANGRYRRPDGSLPFAAVINSHPSDEIIYTLKPNLNDNFTGVNVKTNSFGMRSPERPIIKPSVTFRIALMGDSFAFGWGVDIKSGFAQVIEDLLNQDLNGSPKVEVLNFGIPGYSTFQEVALFQERALQFEPDAVLVFLVDNDFDFPFFIKDSSKESGLVQSFSLSRNDRANAPLLNAQKAAMKDKGPVTSLTRLIQLTDPLHIPVYLAVNPRRDWRNIMKKLSKLHETSLHFLEFGAEFEEIVKKNGYTDKDLNLPNDPHPTALRHSIYGKLIAQELVATIQQ
- a CDS encoding glycosyltransferase family 39 protein, translated to MYRTPLYPLFLAIFLKVFDFGEQAGDCVVFVQRLLGVGSGFILFLALRRAFPHKVALWSAVLFLLSPLQLYYESVIQTEAQFIFLLMLFLWIVARIVSELKRAEVSRLSFVLLGVIAAIMSLSRPIGQLLLVLVLGCLLARFGLSKRMFSAVGIALIIFFVGLFPWMRVNHKHYGFWGISQDFGINLFHRILDVDQTPLPKESSDLFVRAATERAKLRGGTTYFRVYFNLIKEVRASHTKKQLTQLTVDKRMGGFAKEVLLSHPYLFIPNTVNNFWRLFVAPRRSIHFCGGRNNIPYLCSNHDGLQTLVVRADPDRLPEWARRWVHRLFRFLSLPEVFLMAFGIVGVGRSITGQGWEHRLLYLIVIIYFTGLAALLNCPEDRFRLPIDGLIYAFSVYGVFIVGKWGYYIRWRQLRV
- a CDS encoding glycosyltransferase, producing the protein MDTRETPQLSVVIPTLNEGHNIGPLIERLWATIKALELSVEIIVVDGGSTDQTWQVAEQLGARCLLQRRLGYAGALREGFSAAGGEYILTLDSDLSHPPELFKEMWPLRSDADIIIASRFARGGRSDAPLSRHLLSKVLNAVFSTCLSLPIKDLSSGYRLYKRSALNLGAYHPENFNILQEVIVRAYSEGYNIKEIPLHYEERASGSSHVSLVKFAISYLPTLYRLWKLRNSISTADYEYRSYYSRHPLQRYWIRKRLSLVKRFLDIPQRVLDVGSGSNYLAATTPGIIALDIEPKKVRFMARTQAVAQLGDAQNLPYPDQSFDQVILSEVLPYVGDLGASLDEARRVLKNGGKLIICVPDSRRLAWRIFGTLYRFLPNVHASQVKVRHRFTRINLVERLANRGFRALKYSYICGAELVIVFKKVD